The window CACATAATATGTGCTAACGGCTTGCTTCAATTTTCAGTCCAACTTTCATTTACCTTCAACTAAGTCGACCTCTTGCTCATAAATCGGTACCCATCCTTCTGTTGTTACAAAGATACGAACGGCTACAACTTTTCTATCTTCCATTAAAGTAAAGTAGTGTCGAACATTTTCTGGAACTGAAATTAAATCTCCTGGCTCAAGTTCTACATCAAAGAAAGATCCATCTTTTCCTTGAATTACAAAGATACCGTGTCCGCTTACGATAAAGCGAACTTCATCGTCTGTATGGTGATGCTCTTGTTGAAAGTTTTTCAGTAGTTGCTCTAAGTTTGGCGTCGCATCTGATAAAGAAATGACATCACTAGCTTGATAACCTCTTCTTGAAGAAATGTCTGTGATCTCATTGGAGAACACCTCTAAAATTTGTTTTTTATCTTCATCTGTTAGAGCAAAGTTTTCTTGTAAATTTTCAGGTAGCTTTTGAATATCCCATTTCTCATAAATTACTTCGTTCTCATCTAAAAACTTCACTACTTCTTCTAATACTTCTAGTCTTTCACTTGTCTCATGTAATCTAATTTTCGCCATTATCATATCCTCCTTATATAGATACTGCTATAGGGTGGTTTAATTTTATAACTCTCAAATGATAAGAAAATAAAAATTCCCACGCTTCCAAGATCCTTTTTGCTTCTGCAGCGTCTTTTCCCCAAGCAGTTATTCCGTGGTTTTCAATTAATACTGCTCCAGCGTCATCCTTAACAAAAGATGAAAATTCATTAGCTAACGTTGGGATATGAGCATGGTTACGTATAATCGGTATAGAAACTTCCGCATTCTCTTCCCAGATACCTAGCGCCTTAATAATTTCTTGCCCCTTAAAACTTGCCTTCCCAGTTTGCTTATAGAGCTCTGAAACAACATTATTATCGACCGTATGAACGTGCAGAACACATCCCGCTTTTGTTTTTTGGTATATATAGGTATGAAGAAGTGTTTCAGCTGACGGTTTCAAATCCGTATCTTCTATTTTTTGTCCATGTTGATCGACTAGTAAAAAGTCATCCAATGTACGTTTTCGCTTATCTTTACCGCTTGCAGTTACTAAAAAGGTTAAAGGTGCTTTTGATACTTTAATGGATAAGTTA is drawn from Bacillus alkalisoli and contains these coding sequences:
- a CDS encoding methylthioribulose 1-phosphate dehydratase — its product is MSTYIKKWHELADVKDELAARDWFFGTSGNLSIKVSKAPLTFLVTASGKDKRKRTLDDFLLVDQHGQKIEDTDLKPSAETLLHTYIYQKTKAGCVLHVHTVDNNVVSELYKQTGKASFKGQEIIKALGIWEENAEVSIPIIRNHAHIPTLANEFSSFVKDDAGAVLIENHGITAWGKDAAEAKRILEAWEFLFSYHLRVIKLNHPIAVSI
- a CDS encoding 1,2-dihydroxy-3-keto-5-methylthiopentene dioxygenase, translating into MAKIRLHETSERLEVLEEVVKFLDENEVIYEKWDIQKLPENLQENFALTDEDKKQILEVFSNEITDISSRRGYQASDVISLSDATPNLEQLLKNFQQEHHHTDDEVRFIVSGHGIFVIQGKDGSFFDVELEPGDLISVPENVRHYFTLMEDRKVVAVRIFVTTEGWVPIYEQEVDLVEGK